One genomic region from Salinicola endophyticus encodes:
- a CDS encoding NAD(P)H-dependent oxidoreductase — protein sequence MSHILIIHAHPEPQSLTSALKDLAVATLEAQGHEVQVSDLYAMRWKTLADREDFTETFDAERLRYIAESRHAYASDTQTTDIAAEQQKLLWADAVLFSFPLWWFGMPAILKGWVDRVFAFGFAYGVGEHGGERWGDRYGEGMLAGRRAMLMVPIGGRAPHYSERGVNGSLEEILWPIHHGTLFYPGLTVMPPFPVYSSDRLDEAGWQQVALDLERRLAGLFSDAPIAYRRQNGGHYDGEQRLKPGLGAGEGGTRIHLVQPGDPAQRPARV from the coding sequence ATGTCCCATATTCTGATCATCCACGCCCACCCCGAACCGCAGTCACTGACCAGCGCGCTTAAAGACCTGGCGGTTGCCACTCTCGAAGCGCAGGGGCACGAGGTGCAGGTCTCCGACCTCTACGCCATGCGCTGGAAGACACTCGCCGACCGCGAGGATTTCACCGAGACGTTCGATGCCGAGCGGCTGCGCTATATCGCCGAGTCCCGCCACGCCTACGCCAGCGATACGCAGACGACCGATATCGCCGCCGAGCAGCAGAAGCTGCTGTGGGCCGATGCGGTGCTGTTCAGTTTTCCGCTGTGGTGGTTCGGCATGCCGGCGATCCTCAAGGGCTGGGTCGACCGGGTCTTCGCCTTCGGCTTTGCCTATGGCGTGGGTGAGCATGGTGGCGAGCGCTGGGGTGACCGCTACGGTGAGGGCATGCTGGCCGGGCGCCGCGCCATGCTGATGGTACCGATCGGCGGGCGCGCACCGCACTACAGCGAGCGCGGGGTCAACGGCAGCCTGGAGGAGATTCTGTGGCCGATTCACCACGGCACGCTGTTCTATCCCGGTCTGACGGTCATGCCGCCGTTTCCGGTCTATTCGAGCGACCGCCTGGACGAAGCCGGCTGGCAGCAGGTCGCGTTGGACCTCGAGCGGCGTCTGGCGGGGCTGTTCAGCGATGCGCCGATTGCCTACCGGCGCCAGAACGGCGGCCACTACGACGGCGAGCAGCGGCTCAAGCCGGGGCTCGGCGCGGGGGAAGGGGGTACGCGTATCCATCTCGTGCAGCCGGGTGATCCGGCGCAGCGCCCGGCGCGTGTCTGA
- a CDS encoding LysR family transcriptional regulator, with the protein MDIERLDLNLLVTLDTLLAERNVSRAAQRLHLSQPAISTRLTRLRELLGDPLLLPAPRGMIPTQRALELQAPLHAALESVRQVVASTSPFDPATARATVTLAASDYVQYAVLLPLALALSQEAPGLTIAWRTLDHTALAAQMARGEVDLALTMPEMAPETLRMRRLYHEHYVAIARAGHPEVSGPLDLDTFCALEHVIVSPQGGGFRGPVDDTLAAIGRQRRVALSAPGFLVVPEIVARSELLALVPSRVTVGRAEQLQRLAPPLIVPGFDMALLWHERTTTHPLQRWLRQRLADLVQAASGQPAGPESGV; encoded by the coding sequence ATGGATATCGAGCGACTGGATCTCAATCTGCTGGTGACCCTGGATACCCTGCTGGCGGAGCGTAACGTCAGCCGCGCCGCCCAGCGCCTGCATCTCAGCCAGCCGGCGATCTCCACCCGCCTGACCCGGCTGCGTGAACTGCTGGGCGACCCGCTGCTGCTGCCCGCCCCGCGCGGCATGATCCCGACCCAGCGCGCGCTGGAGCTGCAGGCGCCGCTGCACGCCGCGCTCGAGAGCGTGCGCCAGGTGGTGGCCAGCACCAGCCCCTTCGACCCTGCCACCGCCCGCGCCACGGTGACCCTCGCCGCCAGCGACTACGTGCAGTACGCGGTGCTGCTGCCGCTGGCCCTGGCGCTGAGCCAAGAGGCCCCTGGGCTGACGATCGCCTGGCGCACGCTGGACCATACCGCGCTGGCGGCGCAGATGGCCCGCGGCGAGGTCGACCTGGCGCTGACGATGCCAGAGATGGCCCCGGAGACCCTGCGCATGCGCAGGCTCTACCACGAGCACTACGTGGCCATCGCCCGCGCCGGGCACCCCGAGGTGAGCGGTCCGCTCGATCTCGACACCTTCTGCGCGCTAGAGCACGTCATCGTCTCGCCCCAGGGTGGTGGCTTCCGCGGGCCGGTGGACGACACCCTGGCGGCGATCGGCCGGCAGCGCCGTGTGGCGCTCTCGGCGCCGGGGTTTCTGGTCGTTCCGGAGATCGTGGCGCGCAGCGAGCTGCTCGCCCTGGTGCCCTCGCGGGTTACAGTCGGGCGAGCCGAACAACTGCAGCGGCTGGCGCCACCGCTGATCGTGCCCGGCTTCGACATGGCCCTGCTGTGGCATGAGCGCACCACCACCCACCCGCTACAGCGCTGGCTGCGTCAGCGCCTCGCGGATCTGGTTCAGGCTGCCTCGGGGCAGCCGGCTGGGCCGGAAAGCGGTGTTTAG
- the glrR gene encoding two-component system response regulator GlrR, whose amino-acid sequence MQPGRSTSTAHILLVDDDPSLLKLLGMRLESRGFRVTTAESGRAALSHLADDTPDLVLSDLRMDEMDGLALFHELQRRVPGMPVIILTAHGSIPDAVSATQQGVFSFLTKPVDRDELFAAIDEALAQTPTTRGEGGEMWRSQIITRSPQMERILEQAYMVAASDVSVLVTGPSGTGKELLANAMHQASPRADKPFVAINCGALPEQLLESELFGHARGAFTGAVSQHEGLFLAADGGTLFLDEIGDMPLTLQVKLLRALQERQIRPLGSTKSVPIDVRIISATHRDLDRAMHEGDFREDLYYRLNVVNLKLPPLKERAEDIPLLAKHMVAQVAARHKSFVKGFSPEALNLLASSAWPGNVRQLVNVVEQCVALTSTPMIPEALVSQALAAEENALPSFSEARAGFERSYLIKVLKITEGNVTQAARIAGRNRTDFYKLLARHELDPGAFKPTAMPDTTS is encoded by the coding sequence ATGCAGCCGGGGCGGTCTACCAGCACCGCGCACATCCTGCTGGTCGACGACGACCCCAGCCTGCTCAAGCTGTTGGGCATGCGCCTGGAGAGCCGTGGCTTTCGAGTCACCACCGCCGAGAGCGGCCGCGCCGCGCTCAGCCACCTGGCCGACGACACCCCGGATCTGGTGCTCTCCGATCTGCGCATGGACGAGATGGATGGGCTGGCGCTGTTCCATGAACTGCAGCGCCGCGTGCCGGGCATGCCAGTGATCATCCTCACCGCCCATGGCTCGATCCCCGATGCGGTCAGCGCCACCCAGCAGGGGGTGTTCAGCTTCCTGACCAAGCCGGTCGACCGTGACGAGCTGTTCGCCGCCATCGACGAAGCGCTGGCGCAGACGCCGACCACGCGTGGCGAGGGCGGCGAGATGTGGCGCTCCCAGATCATCACCCGCAGCCCGCAGATGGAGCGCATTCTGGAGCAGGCCTACATGGTCGCCGCCTCCGATGTCAGCGTGCTGGTGACCGGCCCCAGCGGGACCGGCAAAGAGTTGCTGGCCAATGCCATGCACCAGGCCAGCCCGCGCGCCGACAAGCCGTTCGTGGCGATCAACTGCGGCGCGCTGCCGGAGCAGCTGCTCGAGAGTGAGCTGTTCGGCCATGCCCGCGGCGCCTTCACCGGTGCGGTCAGCCAGCACGAGGGGCTGTTCCTGGCCGCCGACGGCGGCACCCTGTTCCTCGACGAGATCGGCGACATGCCGCTGACCCTGCAGGTCAAGCTGCTGCGGGCGCTGCAGGAGCGCCAGATCCGCCCGCTGGGCAGCACCAAGTCGGTGCCGATCGACGTGCGCATCATCTCGGCGACCCACCGCGATCTCGACCGCGCCATGCACGAAGGCGACTTCCGCGAGGATCTCTACTACCGCCTCAACGTGGTCAATCTCAAGCTGCCGCCGCTCAAGGAGCGCGCCGAGGACATCCCGTTGCTGGCCAAGCACATGGTGGCCCAGGTCGCCGCCCGGCATAAATCGTTCGTCAAGGGCTTCTCGCCGGAGGCGCTCAACCTGCTCGCCTCCAGTGCCTGGCCCGGCAACGTGCGCCAGCTGGTCAACGTGGTCGAGCAGTGCGTGGCGCTGACCAGCACGCCGATGATCCCCGAAGCGCTGGTCTCCCAGGCGCTGGCGGCGGAGGAGAACGCGCTGCCCTCGTTCAGCGAAGCGCGTGCCGGGTTCGAACGCAGCTATCTGATCAAGGTGCTCAAGATCACCGAGGGCAATGTCACCCAGGCGGCGCGTATCGCCGGGCGCAACCGCACCGACTTCTACAAGCTGCTGGCCCGCCACGAACTCGACCCCGGCGCCTTCAAGCCCACCGCGATGCCTGACACCACGAGCTGA